Proteins encoded within one genomic window of Panicum virgatum strain AP13 chromosome 1N, P.virgatum_v5, whole genome shotgun sequence:
- the LOC120654304 gene encoding uncharacterized protein LOC120654304: protein MADGLISNSAAAGGGAQQRLFEGPDQQEQFDEAIRVLDPQGHHDLVDRVFLVLEQGEFVDAMPVFTYDGEHDPVLVEFRSLLTGAASRMLDAGYSAHDTFQVLHLLVLMAAREAAGFLDHESPAGSQPGSGGGFGAVRPAPAAAVARLEKRTFHAGGNGGGITECSICLRGFVDGEEVSVMPCPLRGHEFHPECITKWLGISSTCPLCRHGLAPPAAASMV, encoded by the coding sequence ATGGCCGACGGCCTGATCTCGaacagcgcggcggcgggcggcggcgctcaacaACGCCTGTTCGAGGGTCCCGATCAGCAGGAGCAGTTCGACGAAGCGATCCGGGTGTTAGACCCACAAGGGCACCACGACCTGGTAGATCGGGTATTCCTGGtcctcgagcagggcgagttcGTTGATGCGATGCCGGTTTTCACATACGACGGCGAGCACGACCCGGTGCTCGTCGAGTTTCGTAGTCTGCTCACTGGAGCTGCCAGTCGGATGCTGGACGCCGGCTACAGCGCGCACGACACTTTCCAGGTCCTCCATCTGCTGGTGCTCATGGCCGCACGGGAGGCGGCGGGCTTTCTCGACCACGAGTCGCCGGCGGGGTCGCagcccggcagcggcggcggcttcggagCGGTCCgcccggcgcccgccgccgcggtggctcGCCTGGAGAAGCGAACGTTCCACGCCGGAGGAAACGGCGGCGGCATCACAGAGTGTAGCATCTGTTTGCGGGGTTTCGTGGACGGCGAGGAGGTCAGCGTGATGCCGTGTCCTCTGCGCGGGCACGAGTTCCATCCCGAGTGCATCACCAAGTGGCTGGGGATCAGCAGTACGTGCCCTCTCTGCCGCCATGGACTTGCCCCTCCTGCTGCTGCATCGATGGTCTGA